From Algoriphagus sp. NG3, the proteins below share one genomic window:
- a CDS encoding OmpA family protein: MKKAFTIFSITAVMIFGSLGTVHAQKGKVRYADKQMELMNYRHALEVYEQSYANKPNYETARKISEAQVILRDYDRSYEWWKTTVGYDEAGNPDYIQYLRSAQLTDNLEEAFSILQAKEISVEGLNVAKLLTVQSKKKVKLEGAEGLNSAGSDFDITVDASGNKYFVSDRGGQYPSTMPGLRIDAKNKYFSEEKNGFTDREYFSVYKRDTAGNISELVSNVPGTYNFSDPSFDKKNNILFYSITRDIKKVKKRDNITVQPEIYYSKLNEGVLEGFFPVPFNDSIGYAVMNPHVDEEAGRLYFTSDMPGGNGGTDLYYVTYDEDMTFGTPVNLGPDVNTAGNESHAFRKGDRFYFSSTGHAGAGGMDVFEADYTPAQISDVRNMGIPINSVADDFAYRILTDENGKEEVYLSSNRKGGQGLDDIYAIQDVYRQFLARVIDCDGLVITDSYMATLRDKTQNGNVQTTRGTKGGLLAELEPESDFGIVISKPGYFSVTDESITTKGVAGDTVKREYTLIAIPYQLPVYVDIVYYDLDKFKIRDDARPALDKLGEIMDRYPFLDLLVASHTDSRASDEYNIILSNNRAKAVTEYMAQYNISADRIRLEWFGEQELANDCGDGTPCSETAHQLNRRSELVLEAFPDPSKQYEIPESFKDMDFCDTDALFDDIQKELAAIPTVYFDFDKSMLRSVHKKELERTAIMLKRMPNLMLFIEGHTDQRGSEEYNKPLSERRADVVKKYLIQRGIEESRMDETWFGKTRPVNDCNDISCTEAMHQLNRRTELRVGNINR, encoded by the coding sequence ATGAAAAAGGCATTTACAATTTTCAGTATTACCGCAGTGATGATCTTTGGGTCTTTAGGGACGGTCCACGCACAGAAGGGCAAAGTCCGCTACGCGGATAAGCAGATGGAGCTGATGAACTACAGGCATGCCCTGGAAGTATATGAGCAGTCCTATGCAAATAAGCCAAACTATGAAACGGCGAGGAAAATATCCGAGGCGCAGGTCATACTCCGGGACTATGACAGATCCTATGAATGGTGGAAGACCACCGTGGGCTACGATGAGGCCGGCAACCCTGACTATATACAGTACCTGAGGTCGGCGCAGCTGACAGACAACCTGGAAGAGGCCTTCAGCATCCTGCAGGCAAAGGAGATATCGGTAGAGGGGCTCAACGTGGCCAAGCTGCTGACCGTCCAGAGCAAAAAGAAAGTGAAGCTGGAAGGTGCCGAAGGGTTAAACTCCGCCGGTTCTGACTTTGATATAACCGTGGATGCCAGCGGCAACAAGTATTTCGTTTCAGACAGGGGAGGACAATATCCGAGTACCATGCCCGGTCTGAGGATAGATGCCAAGAACAAGTATTTCAGCGAGGAAAAGAACGGCTTTACCGACCGGGAGTATTTCTCGGTATATAAGCGGGACACTGCCGGGAACATTTCTGAACTGGTATCAAATGTCCCAGGCACATATAACTTTTCGGATCCGAGTTTTGATAAGAAAAACAATATCCTTTTTTACTCCATTACCCGTGATATCAAGAAAGTAAAGAAGAGGGACAACATCACCGTGCAGCCTGAGATCTATTACAGCAAGCTGAACGAGGGGGTGTTGGAGGGTTTTTTTCCGGTTCCGTTCAACGATTCCATCGGCTATGCGGTGATGAACCCACATGTGGATGAGGAAGCCGGTCGGCTTTACTTCACCTCCGATATGCCGGGGGGCAACGGGGGGACGGACCTGTATTATGTGACGTATGATGAAGACATGACATTCGGAACCCCGGTCAACCTGGGGCCTGATGTCAATACAGCGGGCAATGAATCCCATGCCTTCCGCAAAGGGGACAGGTTCTACTTCAGTTCCACGGGCCATGCTGGAGCGGGTGGTATGGATGTGTTTGAGGCGGATTATACACCTGCCCAGATCTCCGACGTGCGGAACATGGGCATCCCGATCAACTCTGTCGCGGATGATTTCGCCTACCGCATACTGACGGACGAGAACGGCAAAGAGGAGGTTTATCTTTCCTCAAACAGAAAAGGAGGCCAGGGGCTTGATGATATTTACGCCATACAGGATGTTTACAGGCAGTTCCTTGCCAGGGTGATCGACTGCGATGGGCTGGTCATCACGGACAGCTACATGGCCACCCTGAGGGACAAGACCCAGAACGGGAACGTCCAGACAACAAGAGGAACCAAAGGGGGGCTTTTGGCGGAGCTGGAGCCGGAGAGTGACTTCGGTATCGTGATCTCCAAGCCGGGCTATTTCAGCGTGACTGACGAAAGCATCACCACCAAGGGGGTTGCGGGGGACACGGTCAAAAGGGAATATACCCTGATCGCCATTCCGTACCAGCTTCCTGTATATGTGGACATTGTCTATTATGACCTGGATAAGTTCAAGATCAGGGATGATGCCAGACCGGCTTTGGATAAGTTAGGGGAGATAATGGACAGGTACCCGTTCCTGGATCTGCTGGTGGCCTCCCACACGGATTCCAGGGCCAGCGATGAGTACAATATCATCCTTTCGAACAACAGGGCCAAGGCGGTCACCGAATACATGGCACAGTATAACATCTCCGCCGACAGGATCAGGTTGGAATGGTTCGGTGAGCAGGAGTTGGCCAATGACTGCGGGGACGGGACCCCGTGTTCTGAGACTGCCCATCAGCTGAACAGACGTTCAGAGCTTGTGTTAGAGGCTTTCCCGGATCCGAGCAAGCAATATGAGATACCGGAGAGCTTCAAAGACATGGACTTTTGTGATACTGATGCCTTGTTTGACGATATCCAGAAGGAACTTGCCGCCATTCCCACTGTTTACTTTGATTTTGACAAGTCCATGCTGCGGTCAGTGCACAAGAAGGAGCTGGAACGTACGGCCATCATGCTGAAACGTATGCCAAACCTGATGCTTTTCATAGAAGGGCACACCGACCAGCGGGGATCTGAGGAATATAACAAACCATTGTCTGAACGCAGGGCGGATGTGGTCAAGAAATACCTTATCCAAAGAGGCATAGAAGAAAGCAGGATGGACGAGACCTGGTTTGGGAAAACCAGGCCAGTCAATGACTGCAATGACATCAGCTGCACTGAGGCCATGCACCAGCTAAACCGCCGTACGGAATTAAGGGTTGGAAATATCAATCGATAA
- a CDS encoding type IX secretion system membrane protein PorP/SprF, producing the protein MKTTFKIIGMTFLVSMLATGGTFGQQLPQFSQYIFNGLHVNPGYAGYKQEAYIQSTYRSQWVNFPGAPETFTVTADLSANEGAMGFGVSFLSDNLGPAKTTGGLLTYAYRIRTGAKSQLGLGVSAGFSQYSIDGSMLDPNDYPDSEIPDGRINLTTPNLNTGLFFNTDRFYAGFSVYNMIGKKSLEREDVALAYHDFHYYLTAGAIFDFGQMVKFKPSFLIKEVKGAPTNYDLNAMFLFGERLWLGGSYRSNIKIWNDNLEDNLGNRNAVAAIVEIFATKRLRLGYAYDHNLNVLENYRNNSHELSVGYYITPRTAVMKNQRWF; encoded by the coding sequence ATGAAAACTACTTTTAAAATCATTGGAATGACCTTTCTGGTGTCGATGTTGGCCACCGGGGGGACTTTTGGGCAGCAGCTACCGCAGTTCAGCCAGTATATCTTCAACGGATTGCATGTCAATCCTGGTTATGCCGGCTACAAGCAGGAGGCCTATATCCAATCGACCTATCGCAGCCAGTGGGTCAACTTCCCGGGTGCCCCGGAGACCTTCACGGTCACGGCGGATCTTTCTGCCAACGAAGGGGCCATGGGCTTTGGGGTTTCCTTTCTGAGTGACAACCTGGGGCCGGCCAAGACCACGGGTGGTCTGTTGACCTATGCCTACCGGATACGTACCGGGGCAAAAAGCCAGCTGGGTCTCGGGGTCAGCGCCGGGTTTTCGCAGTATTCCATAGACGGGAGCATGCTTGACCCGAACGACTATCCGGATTCGGAGATCCCTGACGGGCGGATCAACCTGACCACCCCCAACCTGAACACGGGGCTGTTCTTCAACACGGACAGGTTTTATGCGGGTTTCAGTGTTTACAACATGATCGGGAAGAAGTCATTGGAACGTGAGGACGTGGCCCTGGCCTACCATGATTTCCATTACTACCTTACGGCAGGTGCTATCTTCGACTTTGGGCAGATGGTAAAATTCAAACCCAGCTTTCTAATTAAAGAAGTGAAAGGGGCCCCGACCAATTATGACCTGAACGCCATGTTCCTGTTTGGGGAACGTCTCTGGCTGGGCGGCTCCTACAGAAGCAACATCAAGATCTGGAATGACAACCTTGAGGACAACCTGGGCAACCGGAACGCTGTGGCCGCCATAGTGGAGATCTTCGCCACCAAGCGGCTCCGCTTAGGTTATGCATATGACCATAACCTCAATGTGCTGGAAAACTACAGGAACAACTCCCATGAGCTTTCGGTAGGATATTACATCACACCAAGAACAGCAGTAATGAAAAACCAAAGATGGTTCTGA